From a region of the Primulina eburnea isolate SZY01 chromosome 7, ASM2296580v1, whole genome shotgun sequence genome:
- the LOC140836640 gene encoding uncharacterized protein → MVSPGFFLICILHSLVALTCGGLMMFYSDEVFVFSHGKEHASKLLGSTSHDQLLIRTSDSFSGLLLFAIGILLFMVAFVNDREFHSFFPKGCVILHVAMAIWRIYFERKVEVLGLDWLRLVVGDIVLGLSWVLFLVCSWIEKYD, encoded by the coding sequence ATGGTATCCCCTGGTTTTTTTCTAATCTGTATTCTCCATTCCTTGGTGGCCTTAACATGTGGAGGCCTGATGATGTTCTATAGCGATGAAGTGTTTGTGTTTAGCCATGGAAAGGAGCATGCTAGCAAGCTTTTGGGTTCAACTTCCCATGATCAGCTCTTAATTCGGACATCCGATTCGTTCTCTGGTTTGCTATTGTTTGCTATTGGGATTCTGTTGTTTATGGTGGCCTTTGTGAATGACAGGGAGTTTCATAGTTTTTTCCCCAAAGGCTGTGTAATTCTCCATGTCGCAATGGCGATTTGGAGAATATACTTTGAGAGGAAGGTTGAAGTTCTCGGGCTGGATTGGTTGAGACTGGTTGTTGGTGATATTGTTTTGGGACTTTCTTGGGTTCTCTTTCTTGTGTGTTCGTGGATAGAGAAGTATGATTAG
- the LOC140836641 gene encoding F-box protein SNE has protein sequence MVRVHDAEDKVEKRVKFCINDNMDVLIEILKRLDDRSLGVAACVCRLWCGLTRNDSLWMHLCFRHLSPPPEGVRMVVSALGGYRRLYMVCVKPVLRVRGGGELDAEWSRHEVELSLSLFCVDYYERFLLGGGRIGGDSTAAATASPSSLLFLCKCNPINV, from the coding sequence ATGGTGCGAGTGCATGATGCGGAGGACAAGGTGGAGAAGAGGGTCAAATTCTGCATAAATGATAACATGGACGTGCTGATCGAGATACTCAAAAGGCTGGACGACCGTTCCCTCGGCGTGGCGGCGTGCGTGTGCCGCCTGTGGTGTGGGTTGACTCGCAACGATTCCCTCTGGATGCATCTCTGTTTCAGGCACCTGTCGCCGCCTCCGGAGGGCGTGAGGATGGTGGTTTCGGCGTTGGGAGGATACCGGAGGCTGTACATGGTGTGCGTGAAGCCGGTGCTGAGGGTGCGTGGCGGCGGGGAGTTGGACGCCGAGTGGAGTAGGCATGAGGTGGAGCTCTCTTTGTCGTTGTTCTGTGTGGACTACTATGAAAGGTTTTTGCTCGGCGGCGGAAGAATAGGTGGTGACTCGACCGCGGCAGCGACGGCGAGCCCCTCTTCTCTCTTGTTTCTGTGCAAGTGCAATCCCATCAACGTTTGA
- the LOC140836642 gene encoding uncharacterized protein isoform X3, with translation MKVAEIRKNKKTRNPKKNKLFVEVPESRAFLDTATMPMILTVVGTALFAKLLMMYDESTSQERLERKIKNAPPGQGTVRMLTREEWEVIKDLPPRTPFESKLARSNAQIRTGEPVHLENLKDWTVDVLTDGLTRAEETVRRGSN, from the exons ATGAAGGTTGCTGAAATACGAAAGAACAAAAAAACAAGAAAtccaaagaaaaataaactttttgtGGAAGTTCCAGAGTCAAGAGCTTTTCTCGACACAGCAACCATGCCAATGATACTCACGGTTGTGGGAACTGCTCTATTCGCGAAGCTCCTTATGATG TATGACGAGTCCACGTCCCAGGAAAGACTGGAGCGAAAGATAAAGAATGCCCCTCCTGGTCAGGGAACAGTTAGAATGCTTACTCGTGAGGAGTGGGAAGTAATTAAAGATCTTCCGCCAAGGACTCCATTTGAGTCCAAGCTTGCTCGTTCAAATGCACAAATAAGGACCGGCGAACCTGTGCACTtg GAAAATCTGAAGGATTGGACTGTGGACGTGTTGACAGACGGCCTCACACGAGCTGAGGAAACTGTCAGACGTGGATCCAACTAG
- the LOC140836642 gene encoding uncharacterized protein isoform X1, translating into MRGIDRILLQICRQLHTIPRDRPSDTLKMKVAEIRKNKKTRNPKKNKLFVEVPESRAFLDTATMPMILTVVGTALFAKLLMMYDESTSQERLERKIKNAPPGQGTVRMLTREEWEVIKDLPPRTPFESKLARSNAQIRTGEPVHLENLKDWTVDVLTDGLTRAEETVRRGSN; encoded by the exons ATGCGTGGAATTGACCGGATATTACTGCAAATTTGTAGACAACTGCATACAATACCCCGCGATAGGCCCAGTGATACCTTGAAGATGAAGGTTGCTGAAATACGAAAGAACAAAAAAACAAGAAAtccaaagaaaaataaactttttgtGGAAGTTCCAGAGTCAAGAGCTTTTCTCGACACAGCAACCATGCCAATGATACTCACGGTTGTGGGAACTGCTCTATTCGCGAAGCTCCTTATGATG TATGACGAGTCCACGTCCCAGGAAAGACTGGAGCGAAAGATAAAGAATGCCCCTCCTGGTCAGGGAACAGTTAGAATGCTTACTCGTGAGGAGTGGGAAGTAATTAAAGATCTTCCGCCAAGGACTCCATTTGAGTCCAAGCTTGCTCGTTCAAATGCACAAATAAGGACCGGCGAACCTGTGCACTtg GAAAATCTGAAGGATTGGACTGTGGACGTGTTGACAGACGGCCTCACACGAGCTGAGGAAACTGTCAGACGTGGATCCAACTAG
- the LOC140836642 gene encoding uncharacterized protein isoform X2, producing MRGIDRILLQICRQLHTIPRDRPSDTLKMKVAEIRKNKKTRNPKKNKLFVEVPESRAFLDTATMPMILTVVGTALFAKLLMMYDESTSQERLERKIKNAPPGQGTVRMLTREEWEVIKDLPPRTPFESKLARSNAQIRTGEPVHLPI from the exons ATGCGTGGAATTGACCGGATATTACTGCAAATTTGTAGACAACTGCATACAATACCCCGCGATAGGCCCAGTGATACCTTGAAGATGAAGGTTGCTGAAATACGAAAGAACAAAAAAACAAGAAAtccaaagaaaaataaactttttgtGGAAGTTCCAGAGTCAAGAGCTTTTCTCGACACAGCAACCATGCCAATGATACTCACGGTTGTGGGAACTGCTCTATTCGCGAAGCTCCTTATGATG TATGACGAGTCCACGTCCCAGGAAAGACTGGAGCGAAAGATAAAGAATGCCCCTCCTGGTCAGGGAACAGTTAGAATGCTTACTCGTGAGGAGTGGGAAGTAATTAAAGATCTTCCGCCAAGGACTCCATTTGAGTCCAAGCTTGCTCGTTCAAATGCACAAATAAGGACCGGCGAACCTGTGCACTtg CCGATCTAG